Genomic DNA from Solanum dulcamara chromosome 4, daSolDulc1.2, whole genome shotgun sequence:
TTAGTTTTGTTCTGATAAGTTCTTATATCACTTCCAACTTGGTTCAGTTGGAGTTGGGTGTAATTGGAAAGTCTAAAGTTACTAAAGTTGCTGTTTCCCGCCTCAGTTTTAACCAGCGATGCAACCTCTGTGAGAAGTTATAATCTCCTTTTCATTCTATTTATGTTTCAGTTATACTGTATCCACTTGGGAATGtgtcttttgagccgagggtcttttggaaatagcctctctatctctatgaggtagtggtaaggtctgcgtacaccctcccctccccagaccccacttgtgggatcccactgggtatgttgttgttgttgtttttttttcccACGAAGGCTGAAGTGGATATGAAGCAGACTGAGGGAAGAGAGAAGCCTAGAGTGGCATGACGGGATGATGGTCTGTAGAAGGATATTTCCCAAAGCATAGTGTAGAATCTGTAGATAGAGAGAAACAGTTGTGAAGACTGATTTACCAAAAGTTTGAATATGATACCATATGAAAGAATATGTTTCCAACCCAAAAGGCAATGGGTGGAGCGGCCCAAGGCATTATacacttatatttatttaattgtatCTTCAACATGTCCCGTCATGTGGGACTTGATTCTTTTTCAGGAGCCACCgtgatttcttttattttgttttgacaATAGGTTGTGGTGAGACTTGAAAGAAGAACACCTCCACCTGCTTTGGTACCATGTTAAATTGTGTGACCATCTCATAAATCTACTTTATGAGCCGGTAAAGAGGGTGCACTTATATTGCCTTAATTATGTTTTCATTAACCGCGACCTTTGAAtgtcttttttccctttttcattTCTTTGATTACTGAAGTAATAAACATATTTCTATTCCCAGGAAACAATCAACTGCTTGTTGGTGAAGTTGCTAACGTTCCATGGACTAAAAAACAGAGGCACAAATAGGAGTTGATACTTCAGGGCGGCTACAATGATTATATACTCTATCATTGAGAAGTGAACCCATGATTATGGAAGAATTCTCGAGTGGATAATCAAGCCTCTATTGAAAACTGGGATCTTTGGATAATCAAGAATTCTCGAGTGGATAATCAAGCCTCTATTTCTATTTATGTTTTTTGTATCAACCTATTAGTAAAGTAATACAAATTTCATTGTTTCCTTTGCTGAAAGGCTAAATGTGACGCAAACTGTCAAGTGTGAGGTCGATATGCTATTCTTTCAGCTATTGACTTTTATTCATTTCTTGGAATATTGTATAAACTGTCACAAGTGTTTCACTTGCAATATTCCACCATTTTTATGTGGAGCAGAGAATATTAATGTGTACCAAGTTATAGCCATTTCGTTAGTTTATGCTCCATAAACTCAGGCAATTGTCTCTTTTAGATTCAATAGACTTGATGTGAACAATAAGGTAATTATTCGATTATTACACTCACTTCTTGTCACCCATTTCCTCTAATAGTGATGTTAACAAGAAAACATTAATCCTAAAGTTGGAATGAAACACCTTCCTGTTTTGACATTTGGTAGTTTTTGTCAGTGTCAAAGAAATGAAATCAGCTAACGTGTATGCTTGTGACAGGTTTAGACTATTATGTAATTTAGGTCATCCACATTGACTTTTCAAGTACCGTACCAGACTATAAGCTAAGTTGATGAGAAGTTCAACTACTCAGGTAAATCCTAAAAGTCCCTGTTGCATGCATTCTTAAAAACCTATATAAAGCAACAGATTTGAAGCCAATGCCACATCTGAATCATCCACTCTTATACacattattctttcttttagcTTCTACGATCTGCAGAAAAATGGCTCAACATTACCACATATCCTCCCTCTTACTGCTTGCATTTCTCAATATATTCTTCATTCATGGAAGCATAAGTGGTGCGACTGCACGCCACCTCCTAGAGACGCCCGTTCCTGAGATACCTAAACCAGATTTACTGAAGGTTCCAGCCTTGCCAAAGCTTGAAATCCCAACTGTGCCGAAGCCTGAGCTTCCAACCATACCAAAGCCGGAGATTCCCGCTGTTCCAAAGCCTGAGCTACCAACTTTCCCTAAGCCTGAGTTACCAACTTTGCCAAAGCCTAAGATGCCTGAGATCCCAACTATGCCAAAACCTGAGCTTCCTACTATGCCAAAGCCCGAGATTCCCGCAATGCCAAAACTAGAGTTTCCTCCTTTGAAAAAGTCAGAAATCCCAGCAGTACCAAAGACTGAGGTTCCTCCGGCTATGAAAAAGCCTGAAGTTCCAACTTTACCAAAGCCCGAGCTACCCAGCGAGCCAAAGCATGACATTCAAGCTATTCCAAAGCCAGAAATTCCAGAACTACCGAAATCAAAAGTCCCAGAACTTCCAAAGCCAGAAGTCCCAGCTATGCCAAAGCCGAAAATCCCAGAACTACCAAAGCCAAAAGTCCCAGAACATCCAAAGCCAAAAGTCCCTGAGCTTCCAAAGCCTGAAGTACCAACTACGCCAAAGCCTGAAATCCCAGAACTACCAAAGCCAAAAGCCCCAGAGCTTCCAAAGCTAAAATTTCCAACAATGCCGAAGCCTGAAATCCCGGAACTACCTAAGCCAAAAGTCCAAGAGCTTCCAAAGCCCGAAGTACCAACTACGCCGAAGCCTGAAATCCCAGAACTACCAAAGCCAAAAGTCCCCGAACTTCCAAAGCCAGAAGTCCCAACTATGCCAAAGCCTGAAATCCCAGAATTACCAAAGCCAAAACTCCCCGAGCTTCCAAAGCTAAAAGTTCCAACTATTCCAAAACCTGAAATTCCAGAACTGCCTAAACCAACTCTTCCTTCACTTTCTCCACCATACAAACCAGCTACTCCTTGAGTAAATTCTATTGCTACTTTCACTCTATTAGAAAGTACCCAACTGATGTTTTGCGATTTCAATCTCAGTCTATGAAGTTTGCGACCTGGAGATAGTAATGGATACTTTCCGCTAGGAGTAGAAATTataattcttttatagtagTATTTGAATTGGATGTACCATGTTTGACGTGTCATTATACTATATGAGTGTTTCATGTACTTTCTAATATATACAGTGTGATATAGCTTTGATCTATGTTACTTTGGTTTAGTTCCTATTATTTGCCATCTTTGTATTTTCTCAAATGTCATTGTCATCTATCCACGAGTTCTCATTTTTCAATATTCATAAtagtattgttttattttttatattataatagTCTTTAGAAATAGTACATATTTTCCTGTATAAGCTAAAAACACCtaacaaacactcaaaaaactCATCATTCATTTAATTTCACAAATCGATCTTCATCAATTTTATCATCGAGAAAGCAATATACGCCAAGTCCCAAGTAATTGTATCGAATAGTTTTCAATGTTAGGGTGTTACATGTGGTGAAATAATTGAATCCAAGTAGCGTTTACAGTTATTTATTTTCCCTTTCGTGCACAAAAGTTGATGTGGCTCACTGGTTTAGTTTTTCCTCACAAAATTAAAGGTAGAAGGGCAGATCAATCCTACCAGGCATCGACTTTTTATAAattcaatataattaattactCATCATATTTGAAcccatttttcattttttttaatcaattccACTAGGCAAGGTGTGCGTAAGactaatttttattaataaagaaaaaggacCTCAAAGAGAAAAGCAAGGAGGGCTAGGCCTTATCTTACTAATCCTAATGAGGTAACGAACCTCTATTAATTAACAAGCATGAAGAAAATAAGAGCTAGAGAAAACTAAATATTCTATGATCATCATAGAATTTATAATACACTCTGTGATGATACTACAAATAAGAATACTTAAGtaatgcaaaaatataaaatctaaGAATAAAGTTGAGTTATCAACCTCAAACTTTATAATATCTTAATTACTAATGAGATATAGGTTATGTGTCTTCCAAATTTAGTGAAggagatttaattttttttgagaatttgtAAGTGTTACCAAAAGGGAGAAAATGAgtagtaagaaagaaaaaaaaagtgtgaCAAAGGtctattaatattttaagaaagTTTTGCTTCAAATTCATGTAACTTCTTGTATTGATCAGGAAAAATCAAAAgttatttatggaattttagAAAGGTAAACAATTGATAAGTgaaaattaaaagtaaaaaaaatactacGGTAGTTACCAACAGACGCGCATATTAAGGATTTCGAATTGATAGGTGCAGTATTATAAAAAGATAGatctaaaatataaatttgatcgATTTGACATTTAGGTTCTTATCACTAAAAaccatgaaaattttaaaattataggtTCAAAATTAAATCTTATCGAACTATTAAAatagtaattatatatatagttatttttcatgttGAAGATATGAGATCGACTGAACCCATTAATTGTATGATATATCATTTAGTACTACTAGTTTTAATATACACATttgatttaattatatatataaaaaattacagTGCTAAAAAATTAGGAATATCCAATGTGACaaacttgaaatttttgaaagattaaagaaatatatatatatatatatatatatatatatatatataacatcaAAAGTGCTATCAATAACCACTTAGAGAGGTGTtacataattttagaaaaaaataaaacaagatagATATAAGATTCAAATTTGTAATCTCACTTAGAGAGGCGCCCCCAATCATCATAATGATATATACTCCGAGTGTGGGTTCACACATCtgtatttcaatatttttttttaaaaatataacactaATATATATGATCTCGGAAGAAAAGCATGGGTTCACGTGAAACCGATGACACCCCTTGGACACGCCTCTGATTATCGAGGAATCATGATTAGATCAGAGGCGAATacattatttgaaatttatgaattcttatggtattatgaaattaatataatatatatatatatatatatatatatatatatatatatatatatatatatatatatatatatatatatatatataatctagacAAAAGCTACTGATTTTCTATGATTCCATACATTATATAATAAGTTTACTAAATTCAGTATGTGATAtccaaaaatattgaatttattgGACGCATCCATTGTACTTGCATTGTACTTACCATTAGGGATTTTTACGGGtcggtttggatcggttattggccaaaattaaaattaaactaatttaatcaattttaaaattattaaaaccaaaccaaatcaaataaaacatacatCCATCGGTTTGGTTATTATCAGTTTCAATTTGGTTTGGTTCGATATGGTTCAGTTATTTTGTTATTaaccatacacaaaaataaaagaaacaaatcattcaaaagagaaaaataaattgtctTCGTGCCATTTtggatcttataattcttataccagaattttaaatatgtttaacTTCCTGCTTATATTATTAGCTAATCTAATGTactaaacaacataaacttaCTGAATAATGCATAAGCTAATGATATGGTTGTACAAATAAAAAACGCATCAtaacttaatattttaaattagtgtgctgcatttttttgcataaaaatatatgttatgtatatatacttataaaaaaatatgtatataatttgtcGGTTCGATTCGGTtatttcttagatttttttgaacgaaaccaaaaccaaaccaaatattatcgattttaaaaaatgtaaaaccaaaccaaatcaaataaaataaaaaaatatgtttatttgatcgatttgatttgattttttggtTTGAATCGATTTTTACCCAAACCGTAAACACCCCTACTTACCACCATATTTTATCCCCAAAGTACTCCAATCACTAGAAATAGttttacttgtttattttaAAGCATATTTTTCTCTAATATGTAAGATATTGGTCGGGTATAAGATATGAATCTTTTTATTTGTGGGATTcatatttatatgatatataagaataatttttttgtcatgtcatattttttttatgacaaattTAATTGAATGGTTTTATAAGAGAAAAGCCTTAAATTGAGTGATTttattgatataaaataaattaaaatagaataattttgCTACATAATTTCTCATACTTAAGTGACCCACTTCTTGTCATCCATCATTTTGCATCCTCTAATGGTGTTGTTAACCAGAAACACAATAATTCTAAAGTACATAATCACCTTCTGTTTTGACATTTGGTAGTTTTCGTCGGTGTCATCGAGTTATTACGTACACACCCAAATGAAGATTTGCGGTAAAAATTGAATGCTTTTTCTctattcaaataaataaccaataTGCTTGTGACAGGTTTAGACTATTATGTAATTTAGGTAATCTACATTGACTTTTTTAAGTACCAAACTATAAGCTGTAATTTAGTTTGATGAGAAATTCAACTACTCAGATCCTTGCGTAACAAACAAAATCCTACAATTCCTGTTGTTTAAAACCTATATAAAGCAACAGGCTTAAAGCCAATACCACATCCGAATCATATATACTCATTCTTCTTTAACCTTCTGACATTTGCAGAAAAATGGCTCGGCATTACCATCTATCTTCTCTTTTACTACTTGCATTTCTTAATTTATTCTTCATTCATGGCAACATAACTGGAGCGACTGCACGTCACCTTCTAGAGACGCCTGTCCCTGAGATACCTAAACCACAACTCCCGAAAGTCCCAGCCTTGCCAAAGCCTGAAATCCCAACTATGCCGAAGCCAGAGCTCCCAACCATACCAAAGCCAGAGATACCCGCTATTCCAAAGCCCGAGCTACCAACTTTCCCGAAGCCCGAGTTACCAACTTTGCCAAAGCCTAAGATGCCTGAGATCCCAACTATGCCAAAGCCCGAGATTCCCGCAATGCCAAAACTAGAGTTTCCTCCCTTGAAAAAGTCAGAAATCCCAGCAGTGACAAAGACTGAGGTTCCTCCGACTATGAAAAAGCCAGAAATTCCATCTATGCCAAAGCCAGAAATTTCAGAACTATCAAATCCAAAAGCCCCAGAACTTCCAAAGCTAAAAGTTCCAACAATGCCAAAGCCTGAAATCCCAGAACTACCAAAGCCAAAAGTCCCAGAGCTTCCAAAGCCTGAAGTTCCAACTATGCCAAAGCCTGAAATCCCAGAACTACCAAAGCCAAAAGTCCCAGAGCTTCCAAAGCCAGAAGTCCCAAGCATGCCAAAGCCTGAAATTCCAGAACTACCAAAGCCAAAACTCCCGGAGCTTCCAAAGCTAAAAGTTCCAACTTTGCCAAAGCCTGAAATTCCAGAACTACCAAAGCCAAAAATCTCAGAGCTTCCAAAGCCAGAAGTCCCAAGCATGCCAAAGCCTGAAATCCCAGAACTACCAAAGCCAAAACTCCCAGAGCTTCCAAAGCTAAAAGTTTCAACTATGCCAAAGCCTGAAATTCCAGAATTACCAAAGCCAAAAGTCCCAGAGCTTCCAAAGTCAGAAGTCCCAAGCATGCCAAAGCCTGAAATTCCAGAACTACCAAAGCCAAAACTCCCAGAGCTTCCAAAGATAAAAGTTCCAACTATGCCAAAGCCTGAAATTCCAGAACTGCCTAAACCAACTCTTCCTTCACTTTCTCCACCGTACAAACCGGCTACTCCTTGAGTAAATTATATGCTACTTTCAATCTATTAGAAAGTACCCAAATGATGTTTTGGGATTTCCATCTCAGTTTATGAAGTTTGCGACCTGGAGATAGTATTGGATACTTTCTGCTAGGAGTAGAACTTGTAATTCTTTTATAGTAGTACTTGAATTGGATGTATCATGTTTGACGTGTCATTATACTATGAGTGTTTTATGTACtttttatatatacagtgtaataAAGCTTTGATCTATGTTACTTTGGTTTGGTTCCTATTATTGGCCATCTCTGTTTTTGCTGAATCGTTGTTTGTCCATTCTTTCCCTCACCGTTTTGCTTTCCTAATTTTTGTTTCATTCATCCTAATGCACATAAAATGGATTCAGTTACCTCTGCTTCACCTTCTCCAAAAGAATGATAAGAACAACTTATGCTTCATGCATGATCAGTTAGCTGGTGCACTACACGAGCCGCCATCCCCTGAGATTCTTAAGCCAGGATCCCCAAATATTCCAGCCTTACCAAAGCCTGAAATCCTATATTATACCAATACCTGAAGTATTAACTATACCAAACCTGAAATTCCAGCGTTCCAAAGCTACATGAATCTGTGGCATAAGCAACATTTTTTGTAAGTGGTGTCTATATTTAAAGGAGCTAACAAAGAACAAATATTGTGACGACatcatattaaaaatattactatGATTTTCTTCGACgagttttcatttttaaaatgtaTTCACGAcagtataaatatttttctaatcatAATAGTCGCATTAAAAATAGTGTCTAAGGTAAAAACCCCAAACAACCACTTAAAAAATCACCATTCATTTGATTTCACAAATCGATCTTAATCAACTTCATCACCGAGAAAGCAGATCGCCAAGTCTCAAGTAATTGGAGCGAGTAGTtttcaaaattaggattttatatgtggtgaaataattGAATCCAAGTAGCGTCCGTTCATACACAAAAGTTGATGTGTTCA
This window encodes:
- the LOC129884562 gene encoding protein PELPK1-like; amino-acid sequence: MARHYHLSSLLLLAFLNLFFIHGNITGATARHLLETPVPEIPKPQLPKVPALPKPEIPTMPKPELPTIPKPEIPAIPKPELPTFPKPELPTLPKPKMPEIPTMPKPEIPAMPKLEFPPLKKSEIPAVTKTEVPPTMKKPEIPSMPKPEISELSNPKAPELPKLKVPTMPKPEIPELPKPKVPELPKPEVPTMPKPEIPELPKPKVPELPKPEVPSMPKPEIPELPKPKLPELPKLKVPTLPKPEIPELPKPKISELPKPEVPSMPKPEIPELPKPKLPELPKLKVSTMPKPEIPELPKPKVPELPKSEVPSMPKPEIPELPKPKLPELPKIKVPTMPKPEIPELPKPTLPSLSPPYKPATP
- the LOC129884561 gene encoding protein PELPK1-like, with the protein product MPHLNHPLLYTLFFLLASTICRKMAQHYHISSLLLLAFLNIFFIHGSISGATARHLLETPVPEIPKPDLLKVPALPKLEIPTVPKPELPTIPKPEIPAVPKPELPTFPKPELPTLPKPKMPEIPTMPKPELPTMPKPEIPAMPKLEFPPLKKSEIPAVPKTEVPPAMKKPEVPTLPKPELPSEPKHDIQAIPKPEIPELPKSKVPELPKPEVPAMPKPKIPELPKPKVPEHPKPKVPELPKPEVPTTPKPEIPELPKPKAPELPKLKFPTMPKPEIPELPKPKVQELPKPEVPTTPKPEIPELPKPKVPELPKPEVPTMPKPEIPELPKPKLPELPKLKVPTIPKPEIPELPKPTLPSLSPPYKPATP